One genomic segment of Gossypium arboreum isolate Shixiya-1 chromosome 3, ASM2569848v2, whole genome shotgun sequence includes these proteins:
- the LOC108453976 gene encoding conserved oligomeric Golgi complex subunit 4-like, translating into MLSTPDGSEATEQHDDTSASTMKFGTPEAVDYVRSLTDVGAMTRLLHECIAYQRALDVDLDTLLSQRTDLDKSLNNLQRSADVLDIVKAESDHMLSNITSTCHLADQVSRKVRELDLAQSRVNSTLLRIDAIVERGNCIDGVKSALDAEDYESATNYVRTFLEIDNKFKDSGSDQREQLLASKKQLEGIVKKKLMAAVDQRDHATILRFIKLYSPLGLEEEGLQVYVGYLKKVIGMRSRLEYENLVELMEQSNGQNQNNQVNFVGCLTNLFKDIVLAVEENDEILRTLCGEDGVVYAIFELQEECDSRGSLILKKYMEFRKLAKLSSEINSQNKNLLTVGAPEGPNPREIELYLEEILSLMQLGVDYTQYMVSKIKGMTTVDPDLVPRATKAFRTGSFSKVAQDITGFYVILEGFFMVENVRKAIGIDELVPDSLTTSMVDDVFYVLQSCLRRAISTSNISSVVAVLSGASSLLNNEYYEALQLKVREPNLGPKLFLGGVGVQKTGTEIATALNNIDLSSEYVLKLKHEIEEQCAEVFPAPTEREKVKSCLSELADLSNTFKQAQNACMEQLAATVTPQIRPVLDSVATISYELSESEYAENEVNDPWVQRLLHAVEINVAWLQPLMTTNNYDSFVHLVIDFIVKRLEVIMMQKRFSQLGGLQLDRDTRALVSHFSGMTQRTVRDKFARLTQMATILNLEKVSEILDFWGENSGPMTWRLTPAEVRRVLSLRVDFKPEAIAALKL; encoded by the exons ATGTTGTCGACACCGGACGGGTCCGAAGCGACGGAGCAGCACGACGATACCTCCGCATCAACCATGAAATTCGGGACTCCCGAGGCAGTCGACTACGTCCGATCCCTCACCGACGTGGGAGCAATGACGCGCCTCCTTCACGAGTGCATCGCCTACCAACGCGCCCTCGATGTGGACCTAGACACCCTCCTCTCCCAGCGCACCGACCTCGACAAGAGCCTAAACAACCTCCAAAGATCTGCCGACGTTCTCGACATTGTCAAGGCTGAATCTGACCACATGCTCTCTAACATTACCTCCACCTGCCATCTCGCTGACCAAGTCAGCCGCAAGGTCCGCGAGCTCGACCTCGCTCAGTCACGCGTCAACTCCACGCTCCTCCGCATCGATGCCATTGTGGAGAGAGGGAATTGCATCGACGGCGTCAAAAGCGCTCTCGACGCTGAGGACTACGAGTCAGCCACGAACTACGTAAGGACATTTTTGGAGATCGATAATAAGTTTAAGGATTCCGGATCAGACCAAAGGGAACAGTTGTTAGCCTCAAAGAAGCAACTGGAAGGGATTGTAAAGAAAAAATTAATGGCAGCCGTGGATCAGAGGGATCATGCTACAATCCTGAGATTCATTAAGCTGTATTCTCCTTTGGGTCTTGAGGAAGAAGGGTTGCAAGTTTATGTTGGGTATTTGAAGAAAGTGATCGGGATGAGATCAAGGTTAGAGTATGAGAATTTGGTTGAGTTGATGGAACAAAGTAATGGGCAAAATCAGAATAACCAGGTAAATTTTGTTGGGTGTTTGACTAATTTGTTTAAAGATATAGTTTTAGCTGTTGAGGAAAATGATGAGATTTTACGGACTCTTTGCGGAGAAGACGGAGTGGTGTATGCCATTTTTGAGCTACAAGAGGAATGTGATTCAAGGGGTTCTTTAATCTTGAAAAAATATATGGAATTTAGGAAATTGGCTAAATTGTCTTCTGAAATCAATTCTCAAAATAAGAATTTGTTAACTGTTGGAGCACCTGAAGGACCAAACCCAAGAGAGATTGAGTTGTATTTAGAAGAAATATTGTCATTGATGCAACTTGGTGTAGATTACACCCAATACATGGTTTCAAAGATCAAGGGGATGACAACAGTTGATCCGGATTTAGTCCCACGGGCTACAAAAGCTTTTAGGACAGGAAGTTTTAGCAAAGTTGCTCAAGATATTACTGGCTTTTATGTGATTTTAGAGGGGTTCTTTATGGTGGAAAATGTGAGGAAAGCCATAGGGATCGATGAGCTTGTACCTGATAGCCTTACTACTTCAATGGTGGACGATGTGTTTTATGTTTTGCAAAGTTGCTTGAGAAGGGCTATTTCTACTTCGAATATTAGCTCTGTAGTTGCAGTACTGAGTGGTGCCAGTAGTTTGCTGAATAATGAATACTATGAAGCCTTGCAACTGAAAGTAAGAGAACCGAATCTTGGGCCAAAGTTGTTCTTGGGTGGTGTTGGTGTTCAAAAGACTGGGACGGAGATAGCTACAGCCCTGAATAATATAGATCTGAGCAGTGAGTATGTCCTGAAACTAAAACACGAAATTGAAGAGCAGTGTGCGGAG GTCTTTCCTGCACCAACTGAAAGGGAAAAGGTAAAATCTTGTTTGTCCGAGTTGGCTGACTTGAGCAACACTTTCAAGCAAGCCCAGAATGCTTGTATGGAGCAACTAGCAGCAACTGTGACACCTCAAATCCGTCCAGTACTAGACAGTGTAGCAACCATCAGCTATGAACTATCAGAGTCTGAATATGCCGAGAACGAGGTGAATGATCCTTGGGTACAGAGACTTCTTCATGCTGTTGAAATCAATGTGGCTTGGCTCCAACCCCTGATGACTACTAACAACTACGATTCATTTGTACATTTGGTAATCGACTTCATTGTGAAGAGGTTGGAAGTGATTATGATGCAGAAACGGTTTAGTCAACTCGGTGGCCTTCAGCTTGACAGAGATACCCGAGCGTTGGTAAGCCATTTTTCTGGGATGACGCAGAGGACTGTGAGAGACAAATTTGCTCGTCTTACACAGATGGCAACCATACTCAACTTGGAAAAGGTGTCGGAGATTCTGGATTTCTGGGGCGAAAACTCAGGGCCTATGACCTGGAGACTGACACCTGCCGAGGTTCGGAGAGTTCTGAGTTTAAGGGTTGATTTCAAACCTGAAGCTATTGCTGCTTTGAAATTGTGA